The Thermoplasma acidophilum DSM 1728 genome includes a window with the following:
- a CDS encoding NAD-dependent epimerase/dehydratase family protein encodes MNGKHVMITGGAGFIGSNMVEMLLEDNDVTVIDNLSIMDDRYIKPFMGKKNFRFIKEDITESVTPGDYDLVVHLAADSDVRNGSVDPTIDLRSNVIGTVNVLEMMRKKDVKDILFASSSTIYGEAKVMPTPEDYGPLLPISSYGASKLSAEAFISSYSHYYGINAKIFRFANIVGKNSTHGVIFDFINKLKKNSKELEVLGDGTQAKSYMHVTDCVGSMFYIYDRISGTEVFNLGNDDVTNVDTIAKYVIEAMGLRDTRIVRKGGYMGRGWPGDVKYARMDIKKLKATGWKNRYNSDQAVKVAIGEIMKQII; translated from the coding sequence ATGAATGGAAAACATGTGATGATAACTGGGGGCGCAGGTTTCATAGGATCGAATATGGTGGAAATGCTTCTTGAGGACAACGATGTCACGGTTATAGATAACCTGAGCATAATGGATGACAGATACATAAAACCGTTCATGGGAAAAAAGAACTTCAGGTTCATAAAGGAAGACATAACGGAATCCGTTACGCCTGGAGATTACGATCTTGTCGTCCATCTCGCTGCTGATTCCGATGTGAGGAACGGATCCGTGGATCCGACGATAGATCTGAGATCAAACGTCATAGGGACTGTCAACGTGCTTGAGATGATGAGGAAGAAAGATGTCAAAGACATACTGTTCGCCTCCAGTTCAACGATATACGGAGAGGCAAAGGTTATGCCCACGCCTGAAGACTACGGGCCCCTCCTCCCAATATCCTCATACGGCGCCTCCAAACTCTCGGCTGAGGCTTTCATATCATCATACTCGCACTATTATGGAATCAACGCCAAGATCTTCAGGTTCGCAAACATAGTGGGAAAGAATTCCACGCATGGCGTTATATTCGATTTTATAAACAAGCTAAAAAAGAACAGCAAAGAACTGGAAGTACTCGGGGATGGAACGCAGGCGAAATCGTACATGCACGTCACGGACTGCGTTGGAAGCATGTTCTACATCTATGACAGGATCAGCGGAACGGAAGTGTTCAACCTTGGAAATGACGATGTAACAAACGTGGATACGATAGCAAAGTACGTCATAGAGGCCATGGGGCTCAGGGATACAAGGATAGTGCGCAAAGGAGGGTACATGGGCAGAGGCTGGCCAGGCGATGTGAAATACGCAAGAATGGATATAAAGAAGCTCAAGGCAACGGGGTGGAAGAACAGATATAACAGCGATCAGGCCGTTAAGGTGGCCATAGGCGAGATAATGAAGCAGATTATATGA
- a CDS encoding superoxide dismutase: MAETWEIKEKLKPRGLEGISDVQIDNHFDVHYKGYVNKLNEIWSRLPDVDRSKANQNYSEFRALKLEETFNYGGSLLHELYFEGLTPKHSEVPKEFKDAVAKDFGSYEKWLEDFKATGTAFRGWAILVFDLNYGKLRNIGSDAHNVGLIWNSIAILTMDVYEHAYYVDYGAKRAPYLDAFLKNVNWPVVLDRLNRAKKAYEAFKS, from the coding sequence ATGGCAGAGACATGGGAAATAAAGGAAAAACTGAAACCAAGGGGTCTAGAAGGAATATCAGACGTGCAGATAGATAACCACTTCGATGTACACTACAAGGGGTATGTCAACAAACTCAATGAGATATGGAGCAGGCTGCCCGATGTTGACAGGAGCAAGGCAAATCAGAATTACAGCGAATTTCGTGCTCTGAAGCTTGAGGAAACATTCAACTATGGAGGTTCTCTGCTACATGAACTATACTTTGAGGGCCTGACCCCGAAACATTCCGAGGTTCCGAAGGAATTCAAGGATGCAGTTGCAAAGGATTTCGGTTCATATGAGAAGTGGCTCGAGGATTTTAAGGCAACCGGAACCGCATTCAGGGGATGGGCAATACTTGTCTTCGATCTAAACTATGGGAAGCTTAGAAACATAGGGTCCGATGCGCACAACGTTGGACTGATATGGAACTCGATAGCCATACTGACCATGGACGTCTACGAACATGCGTACTACGTTGATTATGGAGCAAAGAGAGCACCTTACCTTGACGCATTCCTCAAGAATGTAAACTGGCCGGTTGTTCTCGACAGGCTCAACAGGGCAAAGAAGGCATACGAAGCTTTCAAATCCTGA
- a CDS encoding N-glycosylase/DNA lyase — MDSLISIPFLNDESVRSTIYRKVEEFRSIGKSSKEVLFKELVFCILAANTSASMSLRMQESIGDGFLYLSRDDLRKALKENKYRFYNVRSDFIVKSRNIIDDLPALVASPDHEGSRDYLVENVYGIGYKEASHFLRNVGIFDFAILDKHIMKWMAQYYPVKKNTSRKNYLYNEEIFRNISAGFGIEPGILDLFIWYEETGTVIK; from the coding sequence ATGGATTCACTCATATCCATACCTTTTTTAAATGATGAAAGCGTAAGATCAACTATTTACAGGAAGGTTGAAGAATTTAGATCCATTGGAAAATCCTCAAAGGAAGTTCTGTTCAAGGAACTGGTATTTTGCATCCTGGCTGCCAATACCTCCGCATCCATGAGCCTGAGGATGCAGGAAAGCATAGGTGACGGTTTCCTCTACCTGTCAAGAGATGATCTGCGGAAGGCACTCAAGGAAAACAAGTACAGGTTCTACAACGTAAGATCTGACTTTATAGTAAAATCCAGGAACATCATAGATGACCTTCCAGCACTCGTGGCATCACCGGACCACGAGGGTTCTAGGGATTATCTGGTTGAAAATGTTTACGGCATAGGATACAAGGAAGCCTCACATTTCCTGAGGAACGTTGGAATATTCGATTTTGCCATACTGGACAAGCACATTATGAAATGGATGGCCCAGTACTACCCCGTCAAGAAGAATACAAGCAGAAAGAACTATCTTTACAATGAGGAGATATTCAGGAATATATCGGCAGGCTTTGGAATAGAGCCAGGTATACTGGACCTGTTCATATGGTATGAGGAAACAGGTACAGTTATCAAATAG
- a CDS encoding DMT family transporter — translation MNAQGDRIDSDAFGYFEILGSTVFWGLVPVVSLLVGLPSPIFVFFRVLVSFLFLYSLYGRKLNIRNMGRWPVLVSGILVGINWISFFYALTMMPVSDVVVIYYSGPAIAIYLSFLVGEKPNRMAVAGGSFSFAAIVLMFLQSLHVNLVGFLVALISGISYAMIAIASRKAVDHVSSSDLVLYQTIIVLIMTAPFLFFMKFSLNYESMLLLLFAGIMQTGLALILWYDSQRRIGIQTVSVLSYLDPVFAVVFAFLILGQKPGDIAIVSISMILASGFAVSFSRIRELRKMREDRAI, via the coding sequence ATTAATGCGCAGGGTGATCGGATCGATTCTGACGCGTTTGGATATTTTGAGATACTCGGTTCAACTGTTTTCTGGGGCCTCGTACCTGTCGTATCGCTGTTAGTGGGTTTGCCATCCCCGATTTTTGTTTTTTTCCGCGTGCTTGTATCATTTCTGTTCCTCTATTCCCTGTACGGAAGAAAGCTGAATATCCGGAATATGGGCAGATGGCCTGTTCTCGTTTCAGGCATACTGGTTGGAATAAATTGGATATCGTTCTTCTATGCGCTGACGATGATGCCGGTTTCTGATGTTGTGGTCATCTATTATTCTGGCCCTGCCATAGCGATATACCTCAGTTTTCTGGTTGGAGAGAAGCCAAATCGCATGGCCGTTGCCGGCGGTTCGTTTTCATTCGCCGCAATAGTTCTTATGTTCCTGCAGTCTCTTCATGTCAATCTTGTTGGTTTTCTTGTGGCGCTTATATCGGGTATAAGCTATGCCATGATTGCCATAGCATCTAGAAAAGCCGTGGATCATGTGAGTTCATCGGATCTTGTGCTGTACCAGACGATCATCGTCCTTATCATGACTGCTCCATTTCTATTCTTCATGAAGTTCAGTTTAAACTACGAGAGTATGCTGCTTCTGCTGTTTGCCGGCATCATGCAGACTGGCCTTGCCCTGATACTCTGGTACGATTCCCAGAGGAGGATAGGCATTCAGACCGTTTCAGTCCTGAGCTATCTGGATCCAGTTTTTGCTGTAGTTTTCGCCTTCCTGATACTCGGGCAAAAACCTGGAGATATAGCGATCGTATCGATATCGATGATACTCGCATCAGGCTTTGCGGTATCTTTCAGCAGGATACGCGAATTGAGAAAAATGCGGGAGGACAGGGCTATTTGA
- a CDS encoding class I SAM-dependent methyltransferase, producing the protein MDDMIKYFDENSIKYDNWYESHRKEYGDQVEFIGGRLPSGMGVEIGVGTGRFASKLGIKVGVDVSEKMLSIASKRGIFPIMASADHLPFISGYFDFSIFIVTICFLDDPVSSLREARRVSRTVISVLIEAGTEYSMKLQREKKGFYAFARFYTEDEVVGMYEKAGMKVLKSEFSDLYSDGMRYRLRYIEGS; encoded by the coding sequence ATGGATGATATGATAAAATACTTTGATGAAAATTCAATTAAATACGATAACTGGTATGAATCCCACAGGAAAGAATACGGTGATCAGGTGGAATTCATTGGAGGCAGATTACCTTCTGGAATGGGAGTCGAGATAGGTGTTGGAACCGGGCGTTTTGCCTCAAAGCTTGGAATAAAGGTTGGAGTTGATGTTTCAGAGAAGATGCTTTCCATAGCGTCCAAGAGGGGAATTTTTCCCATAATGGCAAGCGCCGATCATCTACCATTTATATCAGGTTATTTTGATTTTTCAATTTTCATCGTCACAATATGTTTTCTAGATGATCCTGTGTCATCACTCAGAGAGGCCAGAAGGGTTTCGAGAACTGTCATTTCGGTACTGATCGAGGCGGGCACTGAGTACAGCATGAAACTTCAGCGAGAAAAAAAGGGCTTCTACGCCTTCGCAAGATTCTACACCGAGGATGAAGTTGTGGGAATGTACGAAAAGGCTGGAATGAAGGTATTGAAGAGCGAATTTTCGGATCTCTATTCCGACGGCATGCGTTACAGATTGAGATACATTGAAGGCAGCTGA
- a CDS encoding inorganic phosphate transporter yields MLAILIFSFLLVILVAGNNSSAVSGTIIGSKMMNKSLALAITAVGYIAGYLLEGRFLQHAVNELLPFEPEYVLYAIIASFVIFTIAFFVKVPISLTMALVGSAIGLSLKLGYSSDARFLTEVIIAWIAAPLISVGSSYVFNDRLSKMRHGDIWRYASAIKVMPIVTAIFTAFTLGANTIGFLGDISGTAVFNEILISIGSVIGTFFFSSGIMKSVSQNMYMMKYTNAFSSQLISALVVEVSTLFSIPMSNTQTLTSAVLGAGLSYRAKAIYLKPFLYIVIMWILSPLIGMAFTYALA; encoded by the coding sequence ATGTTGGCAATATTAATTTTCTCATTTCTGCTCGTAATACTCGTGGCAGGCAACAACTCATCCGCGGTATCCGGCACCATAATCGGATCGAAGATGATGAACAAGAGCCTTGCACTTGCCATAACCGCAGTGGGATACATAGCCGGCTATCTTCTGGAGGGCAGGTTCCTGCAACATGCCGTAAACGAACTGCTGCCATTTGAACCAGAATACGTGCTTTACGCCATAATAGCATCATTTGTGATATTCACGATCGCGTTTTTCGTAAAGGTTCCCATATCTCTCACCATGGCCCTTGTTGGTTCAGCGATAGGCCTTTCGCTGAAGCTCGGATACAGTTCTGACGCGAGGTTTCTGACTGAGGTAATAATTGCATGGATAGCTGCGCCCCTGATATCCGTGGGATCATCTTACGTATTCAACGACAGGCTGTCAAAGATGCGGCACGGTGACATATGGCGGTACGCTTCAGCAATAAAGGTGATGCCCATAGTTACCGCAATTTTCACGGCCTTTACCTTAGGAGCAAACACCATTGGCTTCTTGGGTGACATATCTGGCACGGCTGTTTTCAATGAGATCCTCATATCCATAGGATCTGTCATAGGTACGTTCTTCTTCAGCTCCGGTATAATGAAGAGCGTTTCCCAGAACATGTACATGATGAAGTACACCAATGCGTTCAGCTCCCAGCTCATTTCAGCACTTGTCGTCGAAGTTTCCACGCTTTTTTCAATCCCCATGTCCAACACACAGACGCTCACCTCAGCGGTGCTTGGGGCCGGGCTGTCATACAGGGCGAAGGCCATATATTTGAAGCCGTTTCTCTACATAGTGATCATGTGGATCCTTTCACCGCTGATAGGAATGGCATTCACTTACGCTCTGGCCTGA
- a CDS encoding DUF47 family protein, whose amino-acid sequence MVNSHFLKRIISVGEKDILSRLTDYTELAYKESDILIDMLSNRNSLVEKNEEIKEIEKVGDELDISIRQDITKGAISPTLMNNLLQLVEKCDDMVDTGYFISREIKRMFLDYAGGMEKCINLVAKSYSTFISMLEYNKAALKHLNQMLTASEDDKIRDERIAIEKLEEKVDELKDDTFDYIYRNADGLPYLVFSHLTDLTHKIDDMLDDCEDAADLIITITRSITS is encoded by the coding sequence ATGGTCAATTCTCACTTTTTAAAAAGGATAATATCCGTAGGTGAGAAGGATATACTGTCCCGATTAACGGATTATACCGAGCTAGCTTACAAAGAGAGCGACATACTCATAGATATGCTCTCCAACAGGAACTCGCTTGTTGAGAAGAACGAGGAGATAAAGGAGATAGAAAAGGTTGGCGATGAGCTTGACATCTCCATAAGGCAGGACATAACAAAGGGCGCGATAAGCCCAACCCTGATGAATAACCTCCTTCAGCTGGTGGAGAAGTGCGATGACATGGTTGATACGGGATACTTCATAAGCAGGGAGATAAAGAGGATGTTCCTTGACTACGCTGGAGGGATGGAGAAATGCATAAACCTTGTGGCAAAGAGCTATTCAACGTTCATATCCATGCTGGAGTATAACAAAGCCGCATTGAAGCACCTCAACCAGATGCTGACTGCGTCTGAAGATGACAAGATCAGGGACGAGAGGATCGCAATAGAGAAACTGGAGGAGAAGGTGGACGAACTGAAGGACGACACCTTCGATTACATATACAGAAATGCCGACGGTTTGCCTTATCTTGTGTTCTCGCATCTTACAGATCTGACGCACAAGATAGACGACATGCTTGATGACTGCGAGGATGCTGCAGATCTGATAATAACAATAACAAGGTCGATAACCAGCTGA
- a CDS encoding MarC family protein, whose amino-acid sequence MNLILYLVTVFVALFAMVNPIGALPVLVSVTEGYSKDDFERVVRYAAMSEALMLFSFMLIGIYIFEVLGININDFKVAGGVLLFKVAFDMLQGRTSTTKLTPAETEESIERTSIGIAPIGTPLLAGPGSITAAIIYFNSYSVNIPEKIAVVISVSLVVVISYFILHYSSVLFKYLGKTGSLIISRIMGLLLAAIAVDFMVTGLAFIVKSITGV is encoded by the coding sequence ATGAATCTAATACTCTACCTGGTCACGGTATTCGTCGCGCTATTCGCGATGGTAAATCCCATCGGCGCACTGCCGGTTCTGGTATCCGTGACAGAGGGATATTCAAAGGATGATTTCGAAAGGGTAGTGCGCTATGCTGCCATGTCAGAGGCACTGATGCTGTTCAGTTTCATGCTCATCGGAATCTACATATTCGAGGTTCTTGGAATAAACATAAACGATTTCAAGGTCGCAGGCGGTGTGCTGCTGTTCAAGGTTGCGTTCGACATGCTGCAGGGCAGAACGTCTACCACGAAGCTCACGCCCGCTGAGACGGAGGAGAGCATAGAGAGAACGTCAATAGGCATAGCACCTATAGGCACGCCTCTGCTCGCAGGCCCAGGATCCATAACTGCAGCGATCATATACTTCAATTCATACAGCGTTAACATACCTGAGAAGATAGCGGTTGTGATATCTGTATCTCTTGTTGTTGTAATCTCATATTTCATACTGCACTACAGCTCTGTTCTGTTCAAGTATCTGGGCAAGACAGGATCGCTCATAATTTCGAGGATAATGGGTCTGCTTCTGGCAGCCATAGCGGTAGACTTCATGGTTACTGGCCTTGCATTCATAGTGAAGAGCATAACGGGTGTTTAA
- the thpR gene encoding RNA 2',3'-cyclic phosphodiesterase: protein MRAFIAVQIKPSDYLANVFRIFGSIKGIKVTEYGNVHLTIKFLGDIDDGKASEICRGISGIEASSFYLETEGIGAFPSLARPRVIYVECRSDGLYRLLAEVGKFVPIEKDFIPHITIGRVKHKIAMPDIEFKKEKYSVDEVCLFKSELKPSGPIYTRICCKHLENIDKNEGV from the coding sequence ATGCGTGCTTTCATAGCGGTTCAGATAAAGCCAAGCGATTATCTTGCAAACGTATTCAGAATATTCGGCAGCATAAAGGGCATAAAGGTAACTGAGTATGGCAATGTCCACCTCACAATCAAGTTTCTCGGTGATATCGATGATGGAAAGGCATCGGAAATATGCCGAGGCATCAGCGGTATAGAAGCCAGCAGTTTCTATCTGGAAACAGAAGGCATAGGTGCCTTCCCTTCCTTAGCCAGGCCAAGGGTTATATATGTAGAATGCAGATCAGATGGCCTCTACAGGCTTTTAGCAGAGGTTGGAAAATTCGTGCCGATAGAGAAGGATTTCATCCCGCACATAACGATCGGAAGGGTCAAGCACAAGATCGCCATGCCTGACATAGAGTTCAAGAAGGAAAAATACAGTGTGGATGAGGTATGCCTGTTCAAAAGCGAACTTAAACCATCAGGGCCCATATACACCAGAATATGCTGCAAACATCTAGAAAATATAGATAAAAATGAAGGTGTCTGA
- a CDS encoding aminotransferase class I/II-fold pyridoxal phosphate-dependent enzyme has protein sequence MRKHGGDVYAYSGQYENILDFSANTNAFIDTGVLSRYPEVSPGDIEKMILQYTGAKSLRVIIGPGLTHFIYRIPAWMGLRRSLIIEPNFNEYEASLLAYGSRTSSLGLGVLKRNPEIVRSYRPDSIFICSPVNPTGDLVDAGLLRKLSMEMSRMGGILFVDQAFGDFVPEHAEETVRIAEEMGNVIIGRSLTKILSIPSLRLGYILVSDQVFGMIRDREEPWAVCEPALEFVRKADLKALRDTSLKRIGEERSYLMEALENMGFEILGDPHANFIAFRSPFEIDLKKQLLKSGILIRDLSDYADFGKNCYRVAVRGRSENALLIQALRNAIL, from the coding sequence ATGAGGAAACACGGTGGAGATGTATATGCATACAGTGGTCAGTACGAAAATATTCTGGATTTCAGCGCAAATACAAATGCGTTCATAGATACCGGGGTGCTTTCGAGATATCCTGAGGTATCTCCAGGCGATATTGAAAAGATGATACTGCAGTACACCGGTGCAAAATCTCTTCGAGTCATTATCGGGCCGGGACTTACACACTTCATTTACAGAATACCTGCATGGATGGGGTTGAGGCGATCGCTTATCATAGAACCAAACTTCAACGAATACGAAGCATCGCTGCTTGCCTATGGCTCAAGAACATCATCACTCGGCCTTGGAGTCCTGAAGAGGAATCCAGAGATCGTGAGGTCCTACAGGCCAGATTCAATTTTCATATGCTCTCCGGTCAACCCGACGGGAGATCTCGTTGACGCCGGGCTCCTCCGTAAGTTATCCATGGAGATGAGCAGGATGGGCGGAATACTGTTTGTGGATCAGGCATTCGGTGACTTCGTTCCAGAACATGCAGAGGAGACAGTAAGGATAGCTGAAGAAATGGGAAACGTGATAATAGGCCGATCTCTGACGAAAATACTGTCAATTCCGTCTTTAAGGCTTGGATACATACTGGTCAGCGATCAGGTGTTCGGCATGATAAGGGACAGAGAGGAACCGTGGGCTGTCTGCGAACCTGCACTTGAATTCGTGAGGAAGGCCGATCTCAAGGCTTTGAGGGATACCAGTTTAAAGAGGATCGGCGAAGAGCGATCTTACCTGATGGAAGCTTTAGAGAACATGGGTTTCGAGATACTTGGAGATCCGCATGCCAATTTCATAGCCTTCAGATCCCCATTTGAGATCGATCTGAAGAAGCAGCTGCTGAAATCTGGAATACTGATAAGGGATCTTTCAGACTATGCGGATTTCGGCAAGAACTGCTACAGGGTTGCCGTCAGGGGGCGATCTGAAAATGCCCTCCTGATTCAGGCTCTGAGAAACGCCATCCTGTGA
- a CDS encoding D-aminoacyl-tRNA deacylase, whose translation MHLIVASRSDPASVRMLDYLTEKYTFSEKGGVLNHGDFDLVIIEDRHIFHDMSLSGKYDYLVVLSRHSSAADVKSLTAHPTGNFGPSADLGGKPRTINISCPRVMSGTLRRMMESYSGSRFEVTFEATHHGPIFDIPNYYVEIGTTENEWNDPEALSTTVDSVMNPDVRDYDAFVGVGGGHYAPKIKEYFRENSVNIGHIISKHDHDALEPWEIDMAVKRTPGCKGFIMDRKGTRGNVREMVKKYADENSLELITI comes from the coding sequence ATGCATCTTATAGTCGCTTCCAGATCGGATCCAGCAAGCGTCAGGATGCTGGATTATCTCACCGAAAAGTACACATTCTCTGAGAAAGGCGGGGTTCTAAACCATGGGGACTTCGATCTCGTGATCATAGAGGACAGGCACATTTTCCATGATATGTCGCTTTCAGGAAAATACGACTATTTGGTTGTTCTCTCAAGGCATTCATCCGCAGCAGATGTGAAATCTCTCACCGCACACCCGACTGGCAACTTCGGGCCTTCAGCAGATCTTGGTGGCAAACCGAGGACCATAAACATCTCATGCCCCAGGGTCATGTCCGGGACGCTGCGGAGGATGATGGAATCCTATTCCGGCAGCAGATTTGAGGTCACATTTGAGGCCACGCACCATGGCCCGATCTTCGATATACCGAACTACTATGTTGAAATAGGTACAACAGAAAACGAGTGGAACGATCCTGAAGCGCTGAGTACCACGGTTGACTCCGTCATGAACCCTGACGTTCGCGATTACGATGCCTTTGTGGGTGTAGGCGGCGGCCACTACGCACCGAAGATAAAGGAGTATTTCAGGGAGAACAGTGTGAATATAGGCCATATAATATCCAAGCATGACCATGACGCCCTTGAGCCATGGGAGATAGACATGGCCGTCAAGAGGACCCCTGGATGCAAAGGTTTCATTATGGACAGAAAGGGTACGCGCGGAAACGTGAGGGAGATGGTCAAGAAATATGCTGACGAAAATTCTCTGGAATTGATCACCATATGA
- a CDS encoding DUF367 family protein, producing MIYIYFIYLKQDDPKKSTMRKLERFGIARRISPGGARDKLMLTRSADTVLSKNDRFIAERSGICVIEGSWNREDTFAGLRFPYGRRLPKLLAANPVNYGKLEKLSSIEAVAAALYIMGFQDDASAILSKYTWGQNFLQLNKNPLDEYREADPEKIPEIENAYF from the coding sequence ATGATCTACATTTATTTCATATACCTGAAGCAGGACGATCCAAAAAAATCCACCATGAGGAAGCTTGAGCGTTTTGGAATCGCCAGGAGAATAAGCCCTGGCGGTGCCAGGGATAAGCTGATGCTCACCAGATCTGCTGATACGGTGCTGTCAAAGAATGACAGGTTCATTGCGGAAAGAAGCGGCATCTGCGTCATTGAGGGCTCATGGAACAGGGAGGATACATTCGCAGGCCTTCGCTTTCCGTATGGCCGCAGGCTTCCAAAGCTTCTGGCGGCCAATCCGGTCAACTACGGAAAGCTGGAAAAACTCTCCTCAATAGAGGCCGTTGCGGCGGCCCTGTATATAATGGGCTTTCAGGACGATGCATCAGCGATACTGTCTAAGTACACATGGGGCCAGAATTTCCTTCAACTTAACAAAAATCCACTGGATGAATACCGCGAGGCGGATCCTGAAAAAATTCCGGAGATCGAGAACGCCTATTTCTGA
- a CDS encoding 7-cyano-7-deazaguanine synthase, whose translation MNTSVEDSRNYYDRVRQFDLIQVSIDSVSGRRIKARILADDLSFNLYFDYDEDVPLDDRVAGMIASLPVVNYAYFTREIRLNFPVPKSFLDQLREFVRINNIETFINSIVRRRYEFFRRDYLPDESEITQENAEGHTIISAESVYSNEPFHLATERNRVAVMSSGGKESLTTFGMLREIGADVFPVFFNESGGHWKTAKIAYDYMKKNYSNVHKVWSNVDRFYSFMNGHMPMLDQKEIRKTADSYPVQMFIFPVYVFSMLPYVIKYGIGNIALGDEFDDPIYQEKYRGIKHFYGVYDQTNEFNDTVSDLLARIGMPVRVFSAVYPIFGTLVEKILVKRYPELLRIQRSCHLCHYEGEEVVPCGRCTKCLGVLLFMINAGGDPTTAGYKPEAVKNLKKNLETANMRLDPVELDYLTRSVFLGQRDESHVEGIHILPGEDRLLSKVPDEFRDGVLRIISEYANGAYRIDGGRWVRMGTP comes from the coding sequence TTGAACACTAGCGTTGAGGATTCAAGAAATTACTACGACAGGGTCCGCCAGTTCGATCTCATCCAGGTCAGCATCGATTCAGTTTCAGGCAGAAGGATAAAAGCCAGGATATTAGCGGATGATCTTTCATTTAACCTCTACTTCGACTACGACGAGGATGTACCGCTGGATGATCGCGTCGCTGGGATGATCGCCTCTCTTCCAGTGGTTAACTATGCGTACTTCACAAGGGAGATCAGGCTGAATTTTCCGGTGCCAAAGAGTTTTCTAGATCAGCTGCGCGAGTTTGTCAGGATAAACAACATCGAGACGTTCATAAACAGCATAGTGAGGAGAAGGTACGAGTTCTTCAGGAGAGATTACCTTCCGGATGAAAGCGAAATAACGCAGGAAAACGCGGAGGGTCATACGATTATAAGCGCTGAGTCCGTTTACAGCAATGAACCATTCCATCTGGCCACAGAAAGAAACAGGGTTGCCGTGATGTCATCTGGCGGGAAGGAGAGCCTTACCACGTTTGGAATGCTGCGGGAGATCGGCGCTGACGTTTTTCCTGTGTTCTTCAACGAGTCCGGTGGACACTGGAAGACGGCCAAGATTGCCTACGATTACATGAAGAAAAATTACAGCAATGTACACAAGGTATGGTCTAACGTAGACCGTTTCTATTCCTTTATGAACGGGCACATGCCGATGCTTGACCAGAAGGAGATAAGGAAAACAGCTGACAGCTATCCAGTGCAGATGTTCATCTTTCCAGTCTACGTTTTCTCTATGCTGCCCTATGTTATAAAATACGGCATAGGGAATATAGCCCTTGGTGACGAGTTCGATGATCCGATCTATCAGGAGAAATACAGGGGAATAAAGCATTTCTACGGGGTGTACGACCAGACGAATGAGTTCAATGACACCGTCTCCGATCTGCTTGCCAGGATCGGGATGCCTGTCCGCGTATTTTCAGCGGTTTACCCAATATTCGGTACTCTTGTTGAGAAGATACTCGTGAAGAGATACCCGGAACTGCTCAGGATACAGAGATCATGCCACCTCTGCCATTATGAGGGGGAAGAGGTCGTTCCGTGCGGCAGATGCACAAAGTGCCTTGGCGTACTTCTCTTCATGATCAATGCCGGAGGCGATCCCACCACCGCAGGCTACAAACCGGAAGCGGTCAAGAACCTGAAGAAGAACCTTGAAACGGCAAACATGCGTCTCGATCCTGTTGAACTGGATTACCTTACAAGATCAGTTTTCCTTGGCCAGAGAGATGAGAGCCATGTGGAAGGCATTCACATACTGCCCGGAGAGGATAGACTGCTTTCAAAGGTTCCGGACGAGTTCCGCGACGGTGTTCTGCGCATAATATCAGAATACGCAAACGGTGCATACAGAATAGACGGCGGGAGATGGGTACGGATGGGAACCCCATGA